A DNA window from Kitasatospora atroaurantiaca contains the following coding sequences:
- a CDS encoding phage tail protein, with protein MAQFTVNTQRFDPYKNFKFRVRWDGRYVLGVSKVSGLKRTTEVVKHREGGDPSSSRKSPGRTEYEAITLERGVTHDPEFEQWADKVWNYGSVGAESALKSFRKDVTIEVYNEAGQLVLAYKVYRCWVSEYQALPDLDANANAVAIQHLKLENEGWERDAEVPEPQEQG; from the coding sequence ATGGCCCAGTTCACCGTCAACACCCAGCGATTCGACCCCTACAAGAACTTCAAGTTCCGCGTACGTTGGGACGGTCGGTACGTCCTCGGCGTCAGCAAGGTCAGCGGGCTGAAACGCACCACCGAGGTGGTCAAACACCGGGAGGGCGGCGACCCGTCGAGCAGCCGGAAGTCGCCGGGGCGGACGGAGTACGAGGCGATCACTCTGGAGCGCGGCGTCACCCACGACCCCGAGTTCGAGCAGTGGGCCGACAAGGTGTGGAACTACGGTTCCGTCGGAGCCGAGTCCGCGCTGAAGAGCTTCCGCAAGGACGTGACCATCGAGGTCTACAACGAGGCCGGGCAGCTGGTCCTCGCCTACAAGGTGTACCGCTGCTGGGTCTCCGAGTACCAGGCCCTGCCGGACCTCGACGCCAACGCCAACGCCGTGGCCATCCAGCACCTCAAGCTGGAGAACGAGGGCTGGGAGCGCGATGCCGAGGTCCCCGAGCCGCAGGAGCAGGGGTGA
- a CDS encoding DUF4255 domain-containing protein yields the protein MSTGRAIEAVTQTLRSLLTPVTPQVTARPLDQARGAGAGGLQLNLFLYDIAPNAAWRNLEPPARSAGGGLHPPLALDLHYLVTAYSDTQDEAPAHRLLGEAMQLLHDGALLARTKLEGVLADAGVHLQPDRVRLTPVRLGIDEQSKLWSGFQTQYRLSVGYQASVVLIDTLKPPEAPLPVLRRGREPLDPLGQDQGVPVVGGAAPRLDALTVAAWRGNPSLPARTGDQLVLEGEGLAGGPVRGRFSHPRLGAPLWEDAAAGSTAERVLLPVPAGLPAGVATVTLAIGPPAGPLITSNSLPLPVAVRLGQPVLGPAGAGSVPVTVPCDRLLVDDQAVLLLVGGGQLPPTAAVRAGVDLSFDVPRTAPAGTALTLRLRVDGIDSIPLPEPDADPAKPLPTQFDPAQQVVLP from the coding sequence ATGAGTACGGGACGTGCCATCGAAGCCGTCACCCAGACCCTCCGCTCCCTGCTCACACCGGTGACCCCGCAGGTCACCGCGCGGCCGCTGGACCAGGCCCGGGGAGCGGGAGCCGGCGGCCTGCAGCTCAATCTCTTCCTCTACGACATTGCGCCCAACGCGGCCTGGCGCAACCTCGAACCGCCCGCCCGGTCAGCCGGCGGCGGTCTGCACCCGCCGCTGGCCCTCGACCTGCACTACCTGGTGACGGCCTACAGCGACACCCAGGACGAGGCGCCGGCACACCGTCTCCTCGGCGAGGCCATGCAGCTGCTGCACGACGGCGCGCTGCTGGCGCGCACCAAGCTCGAGGGCGTCCTCGCCGACGCCGGGGTGCACCTGCAGCCGGACCGGGTCCGGCTGACGCCGGTTCGCCTCGGCATCGACGAGCAGTCCAAACTGTGGTCGGGGTTCCAGACCCAGTACCGGCTCTCGGTGGGCTATCAGGCCTCCGTCGTGCTCATCGACACCCTGAAGCCGCCGGAGGCCCCGCTCCCGGTGCTGCGGCGCGGCCGCGAGCCTCTGGACCCGCTGGGCCAGGACCAGGGCGTGCCCGTGGTCGGTGGCGCGGCGCCCCGGCTGGACGCGCTCACCGTGGCCGCGTGGCGTGGCAACCCCTCCCTCCCCGCCCGGACGGGGGATCAACTCGTGCTCGAGGGCGAGGGCCTGGCGGGTGGTCCGGTCCGTGGCCGGTTCAGCCATCCGCGGCTCGGCGCGCCGCTCTGGGAGGACGCCGCGGCGGGTTCCACGGCCGAGCGGGTGCTGCTGCCCGTCCCCGCCGGGCTGCCCGCCGGAGTCGCCACCGTCACGCTGGCCATCGGGCCGCCCGCCGGGCCGCTGATCACCAGCAACTCCCTACCGCTGCCGGTCGCCGTCCGGTTGGGTCAACCGGTCCTCGGGCCGGCGGGTGCCGGCTCCGTCCCGGTGACCGTGCCGTGCGACCGCCTGCTCGTCGACGACCAGGCCGTGCTGCTGCTCGTGGGCGGCGGCCAACTGCCGCCCACGGCCGCCGTCCGGGCCGGGGTCGACCTCTCCTTTGACGTGCCGCGCACGGCGCCCGCGGGGACGGCACTCACGCTGCGACTGAGGGTGGACGGCATCGACTCGATCCCGCTGCCCGAGCCGGACGCGGACCCGGCGAAGCCACTGCCCACGCAGTTCGACCCCGCCCAGCAGGTGGTGCTGCCATGA
- a CDS encoding AAA family ATPase has translation MTGVTEETSSASASWEDRNNAYLGASLHWLRLRLQAVAEDLHRQARPAAPHTATPSEPAPGPVPAPTPAPAPTTDVREGRRWWSPRERPQSAPLQAAPPGPSDSPQPTPAPGRADGTPEPPDVLALAAEARDAAAAAVHSAHEELSERLGLTAFERDVLLLAAAREFDPAVDALSAAAGAGGQLPGPTFGLALRLFDQPAWDALSPERPLRRLRLVQLDGTGGLTACVLRADERVANYLKGLDHLDERLAETVVPLDDGDGAVAPSASQREAAQALRSRMRQPVSDGRPPVVNMVGPDAASKQLTAGQIAAEMGRSLVRVPVSALPVQPAAAGLTARLWERETLLAPLALYLDAGDEIGEHGPETAAAVGRLLAQVHGPVFLDSREVWPHLGPSALVVDVAGPTAGEQRAVWAAALGPGEEQLAGELAAQFDLDPVALGRAALAVGDGEAGEDADQLRSRVWGACLAVTRPRLDLLAQRLDIRARREDLVLPEIITEQLDRIRDQVRHRAVVYEDWGVARQTSRGLGITALFAGESGTGKTTTAEVLAHELSLDLYRIDLSAVVNKYIGETEKNLRRLFDAAERGGAILFFDEADALYGRRSEVKDSHDRYANVQISYLLQRMESYRGLAILATNMKGAMDQAFTRRLRFVLDFPFPGPTEREAIWRRAFAPGVATDLDHARLARFGLTGGSIHNIAMNATFAAASTSDRVAGMPQVLSAVRMECRKLGLVLDEGEFRWEPPAAAVAAPGGEGSRP, from the coding sequence ATGACCGGGGTGACCGAAGAGACCTCCTCCGCCTCCGCGAGCTGGGAGGACAGGAACAACGCGTATCTGGGCGCCTCCCTGCACTGGCTGCGCCTGCGCCTCCAGGCCGTGGCCGAGGATCTCCACCGCCAGGCCCGTCCGGCCGCCCCGCACACCGCGACGCCGAGTGAGCCCGCTCCGGGGCCGGTGCCGGCGCCGACGCCGGCGCCTGCCCCGACCACGGATGTGCGCGAGGGCCGCCGCTGGTGGTCGCCCCGCGAACGCCCTCAGTCGGCGCCTCTGCAGGCCGCACCCCCCGGTCCCTCCGACAGCCCGCAGCCCACGCCCGCCCCGGGCCGGGCGGACGGCACACCCGAGCCGCCCGACGTGCTCGCCCTCGCCGCCGAGGCCCGTGACGCAGCCGCGGCGGCCGTGCACTCGGCCCACGAGGAGCTGTCCGAGAGGCTGGGCCTGACAGCCTTCGAACGGGACGTGCTGCTGCTTGCCGCGGCACGCGAGTTCGACCCGGCGGTGGACGCGCTCAGCGCGGCGGCCGGCGCGGGTGGTCAGCTGCCCGGTCCGACCTTCGGGCTCGCGCTCCGCCTCTTCGACCAGCCGGCGTGGGACGCGCTCTCGCCGGAGCGCCCGCTGCGCCGTCTCCGGCTCGTCCAGCTGGACGGCACCGGGGGCCTGACCGCCTGCGTGCTGCGCGCGGACGAGCGGGTGGCCAACTACCTCAAGGGCCTGGACCACCTCGACGAACGGCTGGCCGAGACGGTCGTCCCGCTGGACGACGGCGACGGAGCCGTCGCGCCCTCGGCCTCCCAGCGGGAGGCCGCGCAGGCACTGCGCTCCCGGATGCGTCAGCCGGTCTCCGACGGCCGTCCGCCGGTGGTCAACATGGTGGGCCCGGACGCGGCGAGCAAGCAGTTGACGGCAGGTCAGATCGCCGCCGAGATGGGGCGGTCCCTGGTCAGGGTCCCGGTGTCCGCGCTGCCGGTGCAGCCCGCCGCCGCCGGGCTCACCGCGCGCCTCTGGGAGCGCGAGACATTGCTGGCGCCGCTGGCCCTCTACCTGGACGCGGGCGACGAGATCGGCGAGCACGGCCCCGAGACGGCTGCGGCGGTCGGCCGCCTGCTCGCCCAGGTGCACGGACCGGTCTTCCTGGACAGCCGTGAGGTGTGGCCGCACCTGGGCCCGAGCGCTCTGGTGGTCGACGTGGCCGGGCCGACCGCGGGCGAGCAGCGGGCCGTCTGGGCCGCGGCGCTCGGGCCCGGAGAGGAGCAGCTGGCAGGTGAGCTGGCCGCCCAGTTCGACCTCGACCCGGTGGCACTGGGCCGCGCTGCCCTGGCCGTCGGCGACGGGGAGGCGGGTGAGGACGCCGACCAGCTTCGCTCCCGGGTGTGGGGCGCCTGTCTGGCGGTGACCAGGCCCCGGCTCGACCTGCTCGCCCAGCGGCTGGACATCCGCGCCCGCCGCGAGGACCTGGTCCTACCGGAGATCATCACGGAGCAGCTCGACCGGATCCGCGACCAGGTTCGCCATCGCGCGGTGGTGTACGAGGACTGGGGCGTTGCGCGGCAGACGTCCAGAGGGCTCGGCATCACCGCGCTCTTCGCAGGGGAGAGCGGCACGGGGAAGACCACGACGGCGGAGGTGCTCGCGCACGAGCTCTCCCTCGACCTGTACCGCATCGACCTCTCGGCGGTGGTGAACAAGTACATCGGCGAGACCGAGAAGAACCTGCGCAGGCTCTTCGACGCGGCCGAGCGCGGCGGCGCGATCCTCTTCTTCGACGAGGCCGACGCGCTCTACGGCCGTCGCAGCGAGGTCAAGGACAGCCACGACCGCTATGCCAACGTCCAGATCAGCTATCTGCTGCAGCGGATGGAGTCCTACCGCGGTCTGGCGATCCTGGCGACCAACATGAAGGGCGCGATGGACCAGGCGTTCACCAGGCGACTGCGCTTCGTGCTGGACTTCCCGTTCCCCGGGCCCACCGAGCGTGAGGCGATCTGGCGCCGGGCCTTCGCGCCGGGCGTCGCCACCGACCTCGACCACGCCCGGCTGGCCCGGTTCGGGCTGACGGGCGGCAGCATCCACAACATCGCGATGAACGCCACCTTCGCGGCCGCGAGCACGAGCGACCGGGTCGCCGGCATGCCGCAGGTGCTGTCAGCCGTCCGGATGGAGTGCCGCAAGCTCGGTCTCGTCCTGGACGAGGGCGAGTTCCGGTGGGAGCCCCCGGCGGCCGCCGTCGCGGCGCCCGGGGGAGAGGGGAGCCGGCCATGA
- a CDS encoding LysM domain-containing protein translates to MTSPQLFPSGLPQSPESPAFPATSRYAGLPLAMAELDGRQVRYVTRRFVPQPERFAMLREHPVAEGERPDTLAAAELGDPERFWVLCDANGALHPAELTSIVGRRLRITLPEGVPGAADA, encoded by the coding sequence ATGACGTCCCCCCAGCTCTTCCCGTCCGGGCTGCCGCAGTCGCCGGAGTCCCCGGCCTTCCCCGCCACCAGCCGCTACGCCGGGCTGCCCCTGGCGATGGCGGAGCTGGACGGCCGTCAGGTGCGCTACGTCACCCGCCGGTTCGTGCCGCAGCCGGAGCGCTTCGCGATGCTGCGCGAGCATCCCGTCGCCGAGGGGGAGCGTCCCGACACCCTCGCGGCCGCCGAGCTCGGCGATCCGGAGCGGTTCTGGGTGCTCTGCGACGCCAACGGCGCCCTGCACCCGGCCGAGCTGACCTCCATCGTCGGCCGACGACTGCGGATCACGCTGCCCGAAGGGGTACCGGGGGCGGCCGATGCTTAG
- a CDS encoding phage baseplate assembly protein V, whose protein sequence is MTMTDDSDYTVPFGGSADAEEGGGGARFYGKYRATVVNNVDPLGIGRIQALVPDVSAVLPSSWALPCVPITGQQSGVWVVPAVGAGVWVEFEQGDPDHPIWTGGFWGSRAEVPALAQAGVPASPSIVLQTLGQNTLAISDAPGAAGGILLKARSGASITVNDQGIIIQNGRGASVVLSNNQVLVNVNALVVQ, encoded by the coding sequence ATGACGATGACCGACGACAGCGACTACACCGTCCCCTTCGGCGGGTCGGCCGATGCCGAGGAGGGCGGCGGTGGCGCGCGCTTCTACGGCAAGTACCGCGCCACCGTCGTCAACAACGTCGACCCGCTCGGGATCGGCCGGATCCAGGCGCTCGTGCCCGACGTCTCCGCCGTCCTGCCCTCCTCCTGGGCGTTGCCCTGTGTGCCGATCACCGGTCAGCAGAGCGGCGTCTGGGTGGTGCCGGCGGTCGGTGCCGGGGTCTGGGTGGAGTTCGAGCAGGGCGACCCCGACCACCCGATCTGGACGGGCGGCTTCTGGGGCAGCCGGGCCGAGGTGCCCGCGCTCGCCCAGGCGGGTGTCCCGGCCAGTCCGAGCATCGTCCTGCAGACCCTCGGACAGAACACGCTTGCCATCTCCGACGCACCCGGCGCGGCCGGCGGGATCCTGCTCAAGGCCCGGAGCGGCGCCTCGATCACCGTCAACGACCAGGGAATCATCATCCAGAACGGCCGGGGTGCCAGCGTCGTGCTCAGCAACAACCAGGTCCTCGTCAACGTCAACGCACTCGTCGTGCAGTGA
- a CDS encoding GPW/gp25 family protein, with product MTTPGAGTGRVDVAFPFRFDERGRTAMPADYDRHVRELLEQLLFTSPGERVNRPDFGCGLLQLLFAANSPELAATVEYTARAAVQRWLGDLLDLLELRATAEESVLKVDVRYVVRRTRQEAEAHFVREVPR from the coding sequence ATGACGACCCCGGGTGCCGGAACCGGACGGGTCGACGTGGCCTTCCCGTTCCGCTTCGACGAGCGGGGGCGCACCGCCATGCCCGCCGACTACGACCGCCACGTCCGCGAGCTGCTGGAGCAGCTCCTGTTCACCTCCCCGGGCGAGCGGGTCAACCGGCCCGACTTCGGCTGCGGCCTGCTCCAGCTGCTCTTTGCCGCCAACAGCCCCGAGCTCGCCGCCACCGTCGAGTACACCGCCCGCGCCGCCGTCCAGCGCTGGCTCGGCGACCTGCTCGACCTTCTCGAACTCCGGGCCACCGCCGAGGAGTCCGTGCTCAAGGTGGACGTCAGGTACGTGGTGCGCCGCACCCGCCAGGAGGCCGAGGCCCACTTCGTCCGGGAGGTGCCCCGATGA
- a CDS encoding putative baseplate assembly protein gives MTATDLACATDHRRELVIANGLNGIDGIEVADPDPTDGTVALCVSLLGPVPTDLTTDHLRVDAEPGARRLHVLGVRARQPHDEDEDGCLEVTLDRAGDGTTYHLALVEPGPHGHPGRQPLHGFDVRYHRAPFGFCGGRVADTDCPPGPECPPSPVPAPALDYLAKDYASFRRLILDRLSLLVPGWRERHIPDLGVTLAELLAYTADQLSYYQDAVATEAYLGTARRRVSVRRHARLVDYLLHEGCNARAFVHVHVKTEPSPPWHADEVALLTAFEGAPPPGHPLRWEELPPQALDGAHGFEPLTDDPGGPLPLFPAHNEIRIHDWGDGQCCLPAGATSATLVDASPGPDRLRLERGDFLLLEEVLGPRTGRPGDADPAHRHVVRLTWARRGQDEVLGTPILDVGWAAQDALPFPLCVSTIGPAPECRPLDRVSLARGNVLLVDHGTRVEEPLGPVPGAQDAPRCEAECRPAEQVPAAARFRPRLAHPHVTYAEPLPGPSACACPPAAAELLHRDPRRAAPAVRLTETVGQALWLPAPDLLASAPDDRRFVVETDDERASRLRFGDGRTGRQPDPGASFTARYRIGEGPAGNVGAEAIVHLVLRPGVGGHDLVVRPRNPLPAAGGTPPETPSEARPAIPVAFRATRERAVIPEDYAELAVRAGGDRLQRATADLVWTGSWYEADVALDLRAAGPAAGCGCSQADGCGGGECTAAEITAALEHARRLGHDLRVTPATPVPVELELTVCVQPFHVRAQVAQALREEFSAGVLPDGRLGYFHPDRWSFGEGVHISRVLAAAQAVPGVSSAEVTGLVRQGEPDQGALAQGVLPMGPREVVVLDTTRPRNGRITVIAGGGR, from the coding sequence ATGACAGCCACCGACCTCGCATGCGCCACCGATCACCGCCGCGAGCTCGTGATCGCCAATGGCCTCAACGGGATCGACGGCATCGAGGTGGCCGATCCCGATCCGACGGACGGTACCGTCGCGCTCTGCGTCAGCCTCCTCGGCCCCGTCCCCACGGATCTGACGACCGATCACCTTCGCGTCGACGCCGAGCCCGGAGCCCGCCGCCTCCATGTGCTCGGTGTCCGCGCCAGGCAGCCGCACGACGAGGACGAGGACGGCTGCCTGGAGGTCACCCTCGACCGGGCGGGCGACGGCACGACCTACCACCTCGCCCTGGTCGAGCCCGGCCCGCACGGACACCCGGGCCGGCAGCCCCTGCACGGCTTCGACGTCCGCTACCACCGGGCGCCCTTCGGGTTCTGCGGTGGACGGGTCGCCGACACCGACTGCCCGCCCGGGCCCGAGTGCCCTCCGAGCCCCGTGCCCGCACCCGCGCTCGACTACCTGGCCAAGGACTACGCCTCCTTCCGGCGGTTGATCCTCGACCGGCTGAGCCTGCTGGTGCCGGGCTGGCGCGAGCGCCACATCCCCGACCTGGGCGTCACCCTTGCCGAGCTGCTCGCCTACACCGCGGACCAGCTGAGCTACTACCAGGACGCCGTGGCCACCGAGGCGTACCTGGGCACCGCCCGCCGCCGCGTCTCCGTCCGCCGGCACGCCCGGCTGGTCGACTACCTGCTGCACGAGGGCTGCAACGCCCGAGCCTTCGTGCACGTCCACGTCAAGACCGAGCCCTCCCCGCCCTGGCACGCCGACGAGGTCGCCCTGCTCACCGCCTTCGAGGGCGCACCGCCTCCCGGTCACCCGCTGCGCTGGGAGGAGCTGCCCCCGCAGGCCCTGGACGGCGCCCATGGCTTCGAGCCGCTGACCGACGACCCCGGCGGCCCGCTGCCGCTCTTCCCGGCGCACAACGAGATCCGGATCCACGACTGGGGCGACGGGCAGTGCTGCCTGCCCGCCGGTGCCACCTCCGCCACCCTGGTCGACGCCTCGCCGGGGCCCGACCGGCTGCGCCTGGAACGCGGGGACTTCCTGCTTCTGGAGGAGGTCCTCGGCCCGCGCACCGGGCGCCCGGGCGACGCGGACCCGGCGCACCGGCACGTCGTCCGGCTCACCTGGGCGCGGCGCGGCCAGGACGAGGTGCTCGGCACCCCGATCCTGGATGTCGGCTGGGCCGCGCAGGACGCGCTGCCCTTCCCGCTCTGCGTCTCCACCATCGGCCCCGCCCCGGAGTGCCGTCCGCTCGACCGGGTCAGCCTGGCCAGGGGCAACGTCCTGCTGGTCGACCACGGCACCAGGGTCGAGGAGCCGCTCGGCCCGGTGCCCGGCGCGCAGGACGCGCCGCGCTGCGAGGCCGAGTGCCGCCCGGCCGAGCAGGTGCCCGCCGCCGCCCGGTTCCGCCCCCGGCTCGCCCACCCCCACGTCACGTACGCCGAACCCCTGCCGGGCCCCTCCGCCTGCGCCTGCCCACCGGCCGCCGCCGAACTTCTGCACCGTGACCCGCGTCGGGCGGCCCCGGCCGTCCGGCTCACCGAGACGGTCGGACAGGCACTCTGGCTGCCCGCCCCCGACCTTCTCGCGAGCGCGCCCGACGACCGGCGGTTCGTGGTCGAGACCGACGACGAGCGAGCCTCCCGGCTGCGCTTCGGCGACGGTCGCACCGGTCGGCAGCCCGACCCCGGCGCGTCCTTCACCGCCCGCTACCGGATCGGCGAGGGGCCGGCCGGAAACGTCGGTGCCGAGGCGATCGTGCACCTGGTGCTGCGGCCCGGGGTGGGCGGCCACGACCTCGTCGTGCGTCCCCGCAACCCACTGCCGGCGGCCGGCGGCACCCCGCCCGAGACACCGTCAGAGGCCCGGCCGGCCATCCCGGTCGCCTTCCGCGCCACCCGCGAACGGGCCGTCATCCCCGAGGACTACGCCGAGCTGGCCGTGCGGGCCGGCGGCGACCGGCTGCAGCGCGCCACCGCCGACCTGGTCTGGACGGGCAGCTGGTACGAGGCCGACGTGGCCCTCGACCTGCGCGCCGCCGGGCCGGCCGCCGGCTGCGGATGCTCGCAGGCGGACGGCTGCGGGGGCGGGGAGTGCACCGCGGCCGAGATCACCGCGGCCCTGGAGCACGCCCGCCGGCTCGGCCACGACCTGCGGGTCACGCCGGCCACCCCGGTTCCGGTGGAGCTCGAACTCACCGTCTGCGTGCAGCCGTTCCACGTCCGGGCCCAGGTCGCCCAAGCGCTGAGGGAGGAGTTCTCCGCAGGCGTGCTGCCCGACGGGCGGCTCGGGTACTTCCACCCCGACCGGTGGAGCTTCGGCGAGGGCGTCCACATCAGCCGGGTCCTCGCCGCCGCTCAGGCGGTGCCCGGGGTCTCATCCGCCGAGGTCACCGGCCTGGTCCGGCAGGGCGAGCCGGACCAGGGCGCGCTGGCGCAGGGCGTCCTGCCGATGGGCCCGCGCGAGGTCGTCGTCCTGGACACCACCCGGCCGCGCAATGGCCGGATCACCGTCATCGCGGGAGGCGGCCGATGA
- a CDS encoding putative baseplate assembly protein: MRNCTCGCCAGAGSRTQPTPPTANPPGLPGLRLRVGTHPTFLTAMLDRLAAADLPGVAGLTTRAPDDPAIALCDAWAAVADVLTFYQERIGNEGYLRTATEARSVHELTQLVGYRPRPGVAAGTHLSFTLEAGHTEVIPAGTKVQSLPGPGELAQAYETSAPLSALAAANRLPVRTTRPQLITVDNVGFLPELWLDGIATRLRVNDLLLIRVEGHIEGSEDVRYEPRRVSAVEEDVEHLRTRVALAGGYEPEPPAWQQVGDLEQLVDLFTTRPEDEAPDVPPPGKASADSRLRLAELLHPELAGALHTAWAGSTVTGPPTVEVYALRVAAPLFGHNAPRKPTYKDARPEPMEKWLDWDEQEGASASRSKRLPLPETPGAIYLDSPYQDIRSGTLAVVAVSKTGQQSSRRNAPDEETFTVLGSDPDTPLTADLMARSAYGLANRATRITLGADGEWPVPKTMDDLRRITVHAAPELLPLADLPITEPVQGGVLELAGLIDGLESGRLLVVSGERTDLPGVAGVTASELAQVAEVRQGTAARHIQSLGITASEEGEKNHSFLLLEQPLTHRYRRDTVTVHGNVVHATHGETRTEVLGSGDASLAHQRFTLRSGPLTYVSAPTPTGVESTLQLTVDAVRWPERPWFLGLGPDDRGYVTETDEHAGTSLIFPDGTSGRRLPTGSENIRARYRTGIGRSGNTGTGRITLLATKPLGVRDVVNPLPATGGTDPERPDQARVGAPLPLKTLDRLVSLSDYADFARAFAGVGKAAADRLADGRGGLIAVTVTGVDGALLLPDSDVIGNLRTALRRFGDPAVRIRVLPAERLVISVGARVRLLPDYQWASVAPVLRAALSDAFGPVRRDLAQNLVLSEVVAVLQAVPGVHSCRDLRLASVPPGEPVPPDAHPGPWLPALGARRTDDVLHPAQQLCTAVELPELLDLKEDVA; encoded by the coding sequence ATGAGGAACTGCACCTGCGGCTGCTGCGCGGGCGCCGGCTCGCGGACCCAGCCGACCCCGCCGACCGCCAACCCGCCCGGCCTGCCCGGGCTGCGGCTGCGCGTCGGCACCCACCCCACCTTCCTGACCGCCATGCTCGACCGGCTCGCCGCAGCCGACCTGCCCGGAGTCGCCGGGCTTACCACCCGCGCGCCGGACGACCCGGCGATCGCACTCTGCGACGCCTGGGCCGCCGTCGCCGACGTGCTGACCTTCTACCAGGAGCGGATCGGCAACGAGGGTTACCTCCGCACCGCGACCGAGGCCCGCTCGGTGCACGAGCTGACCCAGCTCGTCGGCTACCGCCCCCGGCCGGGCGTCGCGGCCGGCACCCACCTGTCGTTCACCCTGGAGGCCGGGCACACGGAGGTGATCCCGGCCGGCACCAAGGTGCAGAGCCTGCCGGGCCCCGGCGAGCTGGCCCAGGCGTACGAGACCAGCGCCCCGCTGTCCGCACTGGCCGCCGCCAACCGCCTCCCGGTCAGGACCACCCGCCCGCAGTTGATCACCGTGGACAACGTCGGCTTCCTTCCCGAGCTGTGGCTCGACGGCATCGCCACCCGCCTCCGGGTCAACGACCTGCTGCTCATCCGGGTCGAGGGCCACATCGAGGGCAGCGAGGACGTCCGCTACGAGCCGCGGCGCGTCAGTGCCGTCGAGGAGGACGTGGAGCACCTGCGCACTCGGGTCGCCCTCGCCGGCGGCTACGAGCCGGAGCCGCCCGCGTGGCAGCAGGTCGGCGATCTGGAGCAGCTGGTCGACCTGTTCACCACCCGGCCCGAGGACGAGGCGCCCGATGTCCCGCCCCCGGGGAAGGCGTCAGCCGACTCCCGGCTCAGGCTGGCCGAGCTCCTCCACCCCGAGCTCGCCGGTGCCCTGCACACCGCCTGGGCTGGGTCCACCGTCACAGGCCCGCCGACCGTCGAGGTCTACGCGCTGCGCGTGGCCGCACCGCTGTTCGGGCACAACGCGCCGCGGAAGCCCACCTATAAGGACGCCCGGCCAGAGCCCATGGAGAAGTGGCTCGACTGGGACGAGCAGGAGGGCGCGAGCGCGAGCCGTTCCAAGAGGCTGCCGCTGCCGGAGACGCCGGGCGCCATCTACCTCGACAGCCCCTACCAGGACATCCGCAGCGGCACCCTCGCCGTGGTCGCCGTGTCGAAGACCGGCCAGCAGAGCAGCCGTCGGAACGCTCCGGACGAGGAGACGTTCACGGTACTCGGCAGCGACCCTGACACCCCGCTCACCGCCGACCTGATGGCCAGATCGGCCTACGGCCTGGCGAACAGGGCCACGAGGATCACCCTCGGCGCGGACGGCGAATGGCCCGTCCCGAAGACGATGGACGATCTGCGCCGCATCACCGTCCACGCCGCCCCCGAGCTGCTCCCGCTGGCCGACCTCCCGATCACCGAACCGGTGCAGGGAGGCGTCCTCGAACTCGCCGGGCTGATCGACGGCCTGGAGTCCGGACGCCTGCTGGTCGTCTCCGGGGAGCGGACCGACCTCCCGGGAGTCGCCGGAGTCACCGCCTCCGAGCTGGCCCAGGTCGCCGAGGTGCGCCAGGGGACGGCGGCCCGCCACATCCAGAGCCTCGGCATCACCGCCTCCGAGGAGGGCGAGAAGAACCACAGCTTCCTGCTGCTCGAACAGCCGCTGACACACCGCTACCGCCGCGACACCGTCACCGTCCACGGAAACGTTGTGCACGCCACGCACGGCGAGACCCGCACCGAGGTGCTCGGCAGCGGCGACGCCTCCCTCGCGCACCAGCGCTTCACCCTGCGCAGCGGCCCGCTCACCTACGTCTCCGCCCCGACACCCACCGGCGTCGAGAGCACCCTCCAGCTGACCGTGGACGCTGTACGCTGGCCGGAACGCCCGTGGTTCCTCGGCCTCGGCCCGGACGACCGCGGGTACGTCACCGAGACGGACGAGCACGCCGGCACATCCCTCATCTTCCCCGACGGAACATCGGGCCGCCGCCTCCCGACCGGCAGCGAGAACATCCGCGCCCGATACCGGACGGGGATCGGCAGATCCGGCAACACCGGTACGGGCCGGATCACCCTGCTGGCCACCAAGCCGCTCGGCGTCCGAGACGTCGTCAACCCGCTGCCCGCCACCGGGGGCACCGACCCCGAACGACCGGACCAGGCCAGGGTCGGCGCGCCACTGCCGCTGAAGACCCTCGACCGGCTGGTCTCCCTGAGCGACTACGCCGACTTCGCCCGCGCCTTCGCCGGGGTCGGCAAGGCCGCCGCAGACCGGCTGGCCGACGGCCGGGGCGGCCTGATCGCGGTCACCGTCACCGGCGTGGACGGCGCGCTGCTGCTCCCCGACTCCGACGTGATCGGCAACCTGCGCACCGCGCTGCGCCGTTTCGGCGACCCGGCCGTGCGGATCCGTGTGCTGCCGGCCGAGCGGTTGGTCATCTCGGTGGGCGCACGGGTGAGGCTGCTCCCCGACTACCAGTGGGCGAGCGTCGCGCCGGTGCTCAGGGCTGCCCTGTCGGACGCCTTCGGGCCCGTCCGGCGCGACCTGGCGCAGAACCTCGTGCTCTCCGAGGTGGTGGCTGTCCTCCAGGCCGTCCCCGGCGTGCACTCCTGCCGCGATCTCAGGCTGGCGTCCGTACCACCGGGAGAGCCCGTCCCACCCGACGCGCACCCGGGCCCCTGGCTGCCGGCCCTCGGCGCCCGTCGCACCGACGACGTGCTCCACCCGGCGCAGCAGCTGTGCACGGCCGTCGAGCTGCCCGAACTCCTCGACCTGAAGGAGGATGTCGCATGA